One window of the Eucalyptus grandis isolate ANBG69807.140 chromosome 8, ASM1654582v1, whole genome shotgun sequence genome contains the following:
- the LOC104414850 gene encoding thermospermine synthase ACAULIS5 has translation MGDISVSNGISNGNGVNGKSHSLNGYRKSCWYEEEIEENLRWCFALNSILHTGASQFQDIALLDTKPFGKALVIDGKLQSAEIDEFIYHESLVHPALLYHPNPKTLFIMGGGEGSTAREILRHKAVEKVSMCDIDEEVVDFCRSYLVVNREAFCDPRLELIINDARAELESRKECFDVIIGDLADPIEGGPCYKLYTKSFYEYTVKPRLTHNGIFVTQAGPAGIFSHTEVFSCIYNTLKQVFKYVVPYSAHIPSYADTWGWVMASDAPFCLSAEEFDLRMKQRIKGENRYLDGRTFASASTLSKAVRTSLENETHVYTEGAARFIYGHGRQNQD, from the exons ATGGGCGACATCTCTGTTTCTAATGGGATTAGCAATGGCAATGGTGTCAATGGCAAGAGCCATTCCCTCAATGGCTATAGGAAGAGCTGTTGGTATGAAGAAGAGATTGAAGAGAACTTGAGATGGTGCTTTGCCCTCAACAG CATATTGCATACGGGAGCTTCTCAGTTCCAGGATATTGCCCTGTTGGACACTAAACCATTTGGAAAG GCTCTGGTGATTGATGGGAAGCTTCAAAGTGCAGAGATAGATGAGTTCATTTATCATGAATCTCTGGTTCATCCCGCTCTTCTTTATCATCCAAA CCCAAAGACTCTGTTCATCATGGGCGGTGGTGAAGGTTCCACAGCAAGAGAGATCCTGAGACACAAAGCTGTAGAGAAAGTTTCTATGTGCGACATTGACGAG GAAGTGGTGGACTTCTGCAGGTCATACTTAGTAGTCAATAGGGAGGCATTCTGTGACCCTAGACTCGAGCTGATCATCAATGACGCGAG GGCCGAGCTAGAAAGCCGAAAAGAGTGCTTTGATGTGATCATAGGCGACCTTGCTGACCCCATAGAGGGAGGCCCTTGCTATAAGCTCTACACCAAATCGTTCTATGAGTACACGGTGAAACCCAGGCTCACTCACAACGGCATTTTCGTCACACAG GCAGGGCCGGCCGGGATTTTCAGCCACACTGAAGTGTTCTCTTGCATCTACAACACTTTGAAGCAGGTCTTCAAAT ATGTTGTGCCCTATTCAGCTCACATTCCCTCGTATGCTGATACATGGGGTTGGGTCATG GCATCAGATGCACCGTTCTGTCTGAGTGCTGAAGAGTTCGACCTCAGAATGAAGCAGAGGATCAAAGGGGAAAACCGATACCTCGATGGGAGGACTTTCGCCTCAGCCTCGACCCTGAGCAAAGCCGTCCGAACATC ATTGGAGAATGAGACCCATGTGTATACTGAAGGAGCAGCGAGGTTCATATATGGCCATGGCAGACAAAATCAAGATTGA
- the LOC104414849 gene encoding uncharacterized protein C24B11.05, translating to MESCSKSARESSSPFDSLLFDLDDTLYSSKTGIGESLKKNIDDFLVERCGFPLDKASSLRVELFKKYGSSLAGLRALGYDVDADDYHSVVHGRLPYHLIKPDPQLRNLLRSTAQRKIIFTNSDRTHAMKALKRLGVEDCFDQIVCFETMNPNLSEAARPDEFPVVLKPSPDAMQIALRETRVDPRRTLFLDDNVRNIAAGKAVGLRTALVGKTVKTKEADYAMDTVNNLPKVVPEVWVNPADGAGGDQIINTARNNEIDSILTPVGA from the exons ATGGAGTCCTGCAGCAAGTCCGCCCGCGAGTCGTCTTCCCCCTTCGACTCCCTCCTCTTCG ACTTGGACGACACTCTGTACTCTTCCAAGACCGGGATCGGCGAGTCTCTCAAGAAGAACATCGACG ATTTCCTCGTCGAGAGATGCGGGTTCCCGCTGGACAAGGCCTCGAGCCTCCGGGTCGAGCTCTTCAAAAAGTACGGCAGCTCCCTCGCCGGCTTACGT GCATTAGGCTACGACGTCGACGCCGACGATTACCACAg TGTCGTGCACGGAAGGTTGCCGTACCACTTGATCAAGCCCGACCCGCAGCTGCGCAATCTCTTACGCAGCACGGCTCAGAGGAAGATC ATTTTCACGAATTCGGACAGGACGCACGCCATGAAGGCACTCAAGAGGCTGGGAGTAGAGGACTGCTTCGACCAGATCGTGTGCTTCGAGACAATGAACCCGAACCTGTCCGAGGCCGCCCGCCCCGATGAGTTCCCTGTGGTCCTGAAGCCGTCGCCGGACGCCATGCAGATCGCCCTCCGCGAGACCCGAGTCGATCCTCGTCGAACG CTGTTTCTCGACGACAATGTACGGAACATAGCTGCGGGCAAAGCTGTGGGACTTCGTACCGCTCTG GTTGGGAAAACCGTGAAAACCAAGGAAGCTGACTACGCGATGGACACGGTCAACAACCTGCCGAAAGTCGTCCCGGAAGTCTGGGTCAACCCTGCCGACGGCGCCGGCGGCGACCAGATCATCAACACCGCCCGGAACAACGAGATCGACTCCATCCTCACTCCGGTCGGGGCGTGA
- the LOC104414852 gene encoding linoleate 9S-lipoxygenase 5 has protein sequence MKKNVLDMNDMKASLLDRIYELFGKGVSLQLVSAVHSDPSNGSRGKLGKVAYLEKWIRKITSLTAGEAEFGVTFDWDKSMGIPGAFIIRNHHHSQFYLKTVTLEDVPGHGPVKFVCNSWVYPSHRYKYDRVFFSNKTYLPCQTPLALLKYREEELVNLQGSGSGELKEWDRVYDYAYYNDLGSPDKGPDHARQVLGGSKDFPYPRRGRTGRKPTKKDPNCESRLPLLSLNIYVPRDERFSHIKFSDFLAYALKSLGQVVLPEIKSLGNKTFNEFDSFEDVLRLYEGGIKLPSGPKFSKLKDRIPWELLKELVRNDGERPLKFPMPDVIKEDKSAWRTDEEFGREMLAGVNPVIISRLQEFPPRSKLDPAKYGNQHSTIRKEHIEMNMNGITVDEAIRRNRMFILDHHDALMPYLTRINSTATKMYATRTLLLLQDDGTLKPLVIELSLPHSQGDHHGAVSKVFTPAENGVGGSVWQLAKAYVAVTDSGYHQLISHWLNTHAVIEPFIIATNRHLSVIHPIYKLLHPHFRDTMNINALARQILINDGGVLERTVFPGKYAMEMSAVLYKNWVFTEQALPADLIKRGMAIPDSRCPHGLSLVIRDYPYAVDGLEIWSAIETWVKDYCSHYYTHDDLVRGDSELQSWWKEVRTEGHGDMKDEPWWPAMQTRADLIQSCTIIIWVASALHAAVNFGQYPYAGYLPNRPTVSRRFMPEPGTAEYEELEKNPDVAYLKTITAQLQTLLGVSLIEILSRHSTDEIYLGQRDDSPDWTSDEEPKQAFQRFIDQLTKIEERITDMNQDKRWKNRVGPVKVPYTLLYPNALDYSNVGGLTGKGIPNSISI, from the exons ATGAAGAAGAATGTGTTGGACATGAACGACATGAAGGCCTCGTTGCTCGACCGGATCTACGAGCTGTTCGGCAAAGGAGTGTCCTTGCAACTCGTCAGTGCCGTCCATTCCGACCCTt CAAACGGGTCCAGAGGAAAGCTTGGAAAAGTAGCGTACTTGGAGAAATGGATCAGAAAGATCACTTCGTTGACGGCAGGAGAAGCAGAGTTCGGCGTTACGTTCGACTGGGACAAGTCCATGGGCATTCCTGGGGCGTTCATCATCAGGAACCATCATCACAGCCAGTTCTACCTCAAGACGGTCACCTTAGAAGACGTCCCCGGTCATGGCCCCGTCAAATTCGTCTGCAATTCGTGGGTTTACCCATCGCATAGGTACAAGTACGACAGAGTATTCTTCTCAAACAAG ACCTACCTACCGTGTCAAACCCCGTTGGCATTGCTCAAGTACAGGGAGGAGGAGCTTGTTAACCTGCAAGGAAGTGGCTCTGGTGAGCTCAAGGAATGGGACAGAGTTTATGACTATGCTTATTACAATGACCTAGGAAGTCCCGACAAAGGTCCTGACCATGCACGCCAAGTCCTTGGCGGAAGCAAGGACTTTCCATATCCCAGGAGAGGGCGAACCGGTCGAAAACCAACAAAGAAAG ATCCGAATTGTGAGAGCAGACTGCCTCTGCTAAGTCTAAACATTTACGTTCCAAGAGACGAGCGGTTCTCCCACATAAAGTTCTCCGACTTTCTGGCTTATGCTCTGAAATCTCTGGGTCAAGTGGTGCTCCCTGAGATCAAATCCCTAGGCAACAAGACTTTCAATGAGTTTGACTCGTTCGAGGACGTGCTTAGACTTTATGAAGGCGGCATCAAGCTGCCCAGCGGACCGAAATTCAGTAAGCTCAAGGACCGCATCCCGTGGGAGTTGCTCAAGGAACTTGTCCGGAATGACGGTGAGAGGCCCCTCAAATTCCCAATGCCCGATGTCATCAAAG AGGATAAATCTGCATGGAGAACCGATGAAGAATTTGGGCGCGAAATGCTGGCCGGAGTGAACCCTGTCATCATCAGCCGTCTCCAA GAATTTCCGCCAAGAAGCAAGCTTGATCCTGCAAAATATGGGAACCAACACAGTACAATAAGGAAGGAACACATAGAAATGAACATGAATGGAATCACAGTAGATGAG GCGATTCGACGCAACAGGATGTTCATATTAGACCACCACGACGCGCTGATGCCGTACCTGACGCGTATAAACTCAACCGCCACAAAGATGTATGCGACTAGAACACTGTTGCTACTGCAAGACGATGGGACGCTGAAGCCGCTGGTGATCGAGTTGAGCTTACCGCATTCGCAAGGAGATCATCATGGAGCCGTCAGCAAGGTCTTCACTCCTGCAGAAAATGGAGTTGGGGGCTCGGTCTGGCAGCTTGCCAAGGCTTATGTCGCTGTAACTGACTCCGGCTACCACCAGCTCATCAGCCACTG GCTGAACACACATGCCGTGATAGAGCCCTTCATAATCGCGACCAACCGGCATCTGAGTGTGATCCATCCGATATACAAGCTCTTGCATCCCCACTTCCGCGACACAATGAACATAAACGCTTTGGCGAGACAGATTTTGATCAATGATGGCGGAGTGCTTGAAAGGACCGTCTTTCCTGGGAAATACGCCATGGAAATGTCTGCTGTACTTTACAAGAACTGGGTTTTCACAGAGCAGGCACTACCTGCTGACCTCATCAAAAG GGGAATGGCGATCCCAGACTCAAGATGCCCCCATGGACTCAGTCTTGTAATCAGGGATTACCCGTATGCAGTCGATGGTCTAGAAATATGGTCCGCCATAGAGACTTGGGTGAAAGATTACTGTTCTCACTATTATACTCATGATGACCTGGTCCGAGGCGACTCGGAGCTTCAATCCTGGTGGAAGGAGGTCCGCACCGAGGGCCACGGCGACATGAAAGACGAGCCCTGGTGGCCCGCAATGCAGACACGTGCCGACCTCATCCAGTCATGCACCATCATCATCTGGGTGGCCTCTGCCCTTCATGCAGCCGTGAATTTCGGGCAATACCCTTACGCCGGGTACCTCCCGAACCGCCCAACTGTTAGCCGCCGGTTCATGCCTGAGCCAGGGACGGCCGAATACGAAGAGCTCGAGAAAAACCCTGACGTGGCATACTTGAAAACTATAACGGCTCAGCTGCAGACGCTCCTAGGAGTGTCCCTGATTGAGATCCTATCGAGGCATTCGACGGACGAGATCTACCTCGGCCAAAGAGATGACTCTCCCGATTGGACATCGGATGAAGAGCCGAAACAAGCATTCCAGAGATTTATCGACCAGTTGACCAAGATCGAGGAGAGGATCACGGATATGAACCAAGACAAGAGGTGGAAGAACAGAGTCGGGCCGGTTAAGGTGCCTTATACACTGCTGTACCCGAACGCCTTGGATTACTCCAACGTCGGGGGGCTGACAGGGAAGGGAATTCCAAATAGTATTTCAATATGA